The sequence GCTGGCTCCCCATTGGAGTGAGGCGAGATCGTAGGCGGGGGTGATGGCCAGAAGTTCCATACAGTTCGGGGCTTGACTAATGGGACTTTTTCACAAGGTTCGGGGCTGTCTGTCGGCGTAAGGTTGGACCCTGGTTGAGTCACGGACTTGACGAATATAATTGCCATCTTTGCCTCATTCCCTCTCCGATTACTCTTCTCATTCCTTTCCCATCCTTTAGATTCacccctcctctctcacaAGTTCCCTCTCCCATCCCCGCTTTCCTCGGAACAATCATTATTTCCTACACAATGGCTCAGCAGAACGGTACTCCCAGCAATGACTTCACTGTCAAGGCTGGCCTTGCGCAGATGCTGAAGGGTGGCGTGATCATGGACGTCGTCAACGCAGAGCAGGTATGTGGGCTCGACGCAATGGCTCTCAGGTGGTCAATTGACGGTACCACGGGGAACCCAACGCTAACAAGTGGGTTTGATACCAGGCTCGCATTGCTGAGGAGGCCGGCGCTGCCGCCGTCATGGCTCTTGAACGCGTGCCCGCTGATATTCGTGTTGAGGGTGGCGTTGCCCGTATGTCTGACCCTGccatgatcaaggagatcatgGAGGCTGTTACCATTCCCGTCATGGCCAAGGCTCGCATTGGTCACTTTGTTGAATGTCAGGTATGTTGCGACACATGTCCGCTCACCGGTGAGCTGGCCGGGAGTCGTGGATATGACGAGGTGGGGCTGTCCAGAACGCTAAccggtctttttttttctctccccgcGATTAGATTCTCGAGGCGATCGGTGTCGACTACATTGATGAGTCCGAGGTTCTCACCCCTGCCGACGATGTTTACCACGTTACCAAGTCCACATTCAAGGTCCCCTTCGTTTGCGGTTGCCGCAACCTCGGTGAGGCCCTGCGCCGTATCTCCGAGGGCGCTGCCATGATTCGCACCAAGGGCGAGGCCGGTACTGGCGATGTCGTCGAGGCTGTGAAGCACATGCGCACTGTCAACTCTCAGATTGCCCGTGCTCGTGCCATTCTCCAGAGTGCTGCCGATCCCGAGCCGGAGCTGCGTGCCTACGCCCGCGAGCTCGAGGCTCCCTACGAGTTGCTTCGTCAGGCGGCGGAATTGGGCCGTCTGCCCGTTGTCAACTTCGCCGCTGGCGGTGTTGCCACTCCTGCCGATGCGGCGCTGATGATGCAGCTGGGCTGCGACGGTGTCTTTGTCGGTTCCGGAATCTTCAAGTCCGGTGATGCCAAGAAGCGCGCGAAGGCTATCGTTCAGGCCGTCACTCACCACAAGGATGCCAAGGTTCTCGCCGAGGTCAGCGAGGGTCTCGGTGAAGCCATGGTTGGTATCAACGTGCAAAGGATGCCCGAAGGAGACAAGATGGCCGGCCGTGGCTGGTAAACTTGTTGATtgattcctttctcctcgtgCCTTTGAAGCTTCTTATTTCTCCTTTCTCGCCTTTGACCTGCCCcatccatttttcttttttggcgATCTCtatttccctttcccctctcctccccccgaCCAGATATTGCGGGGCACGACTCCAAAAATCTCCCCTAGGGTACGAAGCGATGAATTCTTCCCCTTTGCATGATAGTctaccaaaaaaaatagaagGCGTCTTGGAATTGATCTTGCATTCGCATGGGAAGATGATCTCTCGGCCGAAATTGTGGTCTTTGGCAGCACagaattttgatttttctcccccaatCCTTTCGTGCGGGCGCTGTAAGTTTTGCCAAGGCCCAGCAATTTGCGGAATTCCATCCACTCCAGGAGACCATCCCAGCCCATGTATCGCAGGTCCAACCCCGATGTAATCATGTTGCCACCAGGCGTTAGCGCGGGTCC comes from Penicillium oxalicum strain HP7-1 chromosome I, whole genome shotgun sequence and encodes:
- a CDS encoding Pyridoxal 5'-phosphate synthase subunit pyroA, whose amino-acid sequence is MAQQNGTPSNDFTVKAGLAQMLKGGVIMDVVNAEQARIAEEAGAAAVMALERVPADIRVEGGVARMSDPAMIKEIMEAVTIPVMAKARIGHFVECQILEAIGVDYIDESEVLTPADDVYHVTKSTFKVPFVCGCRNLGEALRRISEGAAMIRTKGEAGTGDVVEAVKHMRTVNSQIARARAILQSAADPEPELRAYARELEAPYELLRQAAELGRLPVVNFAAGGVATPADAALMMQLGCDGVFVGSGIFKSGDAKKRAKAIVQAVTHHKDAKVLAEVSEGLGEAMVGINVQRMPEGDKMAGRGW